One bacterium genomic region harbors:
- a CDS encoding nucleotidyltransferase domain-containing protein, whose product MHLIENEILREIKSRLEKIQSENEVKILYACESGSRAWGFPSNDSDYDVRFIYIRKPEFYLSIDEGRDVIEKPIVDDIDLSGWDLKKTLKLFRKSNPPLLEWFQSPIVYMKQFSIYEKIKSLLPVYYSPLACIHHYTNMAEGNLRDYLKHDKVWLKKYFYVLRPVLASIWIENNLGPVPTKFEKLADEIVKEAKLKKAIDELIEKKRKGAELSWGERIPEISNFIEYEVERLSKKKFDFPKTEYDTEKLNLLFRSALEEVW is encoded by the coding sequence ATGCATTTGATCGAAAACGAAATACTCAGGGAAATAAAAAGCAGGCTGGAAAAAATCCAGTCTGAAAATGAAGTCAAAATTCTTTATGCCTGCGAATCGGGAAGCAGAGCGTGGGGTTTTCCTTCTAACGACAGTGATTATGATGTCCGTTTTATTTACATCAGGAAACCGGAGTTCTATCTTTCCATCGATGAAGGACGGGATGTAATCGAAAAACCAATTGTTGATGATATTGACTTAAGCGGCTGGGATTTGAAAAAAACGTTAAAGCTTTTCAGGAAATCAAATCCGCCTTTGCTTGAATGGTTTCAGTCACCAATCGTTTATATGAAGCAGTTCAGTATTTACGAAAAGATTAAATCACTTTTGCCGGTTTACTATTCACCGCTAGCCTGCATTCATCACTATACAAATATGGCAGAAGGAAATCTCCGCGATTATCTGAAACACGATAAAGTATGGCTGAAAAAATATTTTTATGTTCTGCGTCCTGTACTGGCTAGCATCTGGATTGAAAATAATCTCGGTCCTGTCCCGACGAAATTTGAAAAGCTGGCGGATGAAATTGTTAAAGAAGCGAAATTGAAAAAGGCAATTGATGAATTGATTGAGAAAAAAAGAAAAGGTGCGGAGTTGTCGTGGGGTGAAAGGATCCCGGAGATCAGTAATTTCATCGAGTATGAAGTTGAGAGATTGAGCAAGAAAAAATTCGACTTCCCGAAAACTGAATATGACACGGAAAAATTAAACCTGCTGTTCCGTTCGGCACTTGAAGAAGTTTGGTAA